The Populus alba chromosome 6, ASM523922v2, whole genome shotgun sequence genome contains a region encoding:
- the LOC118033617 gene encoding uncharacterized protein isoform X3 has translation MAASIKLLFLLLISLSFTYITSEPEPEPELQRFSLENILDQLKTHISVLESRIDDRTREIRSKDEKIRQMEMIIHEKSKSIDSLMSEIESLQPKGVIDVKEQSSKSYARIGELEKQVDKLRKELESQSQEKDDVEIRAYVAEKKNKELSLKLETVQVHGEWFPHWLTVYFSNFQHHVVTHWDEHGRQALDMTVQKVLEKKSQFDKWAEHHTETIYNKWMPMFKDWLLNCISYLWECIPPQTTKSDELFHAWKKTALHHAINLKEARKFTQPYINQAAKMTRSLVKRVVAAIRTMIGLMVKWW, from the exons CTTGTTATTGATATCACTTTCTTTCACCTATATTACATCAGAGCCAGAGCCAGAGCCAGAGCTTCAACGTTTTTCTTTGGAAAATATACTTGACCAACTCAAGACCCATATCTCTGTCTTAG AGTCAAGGATTGATGACAGAACCCGCGAAATACGAAGCAAGGATGAGAAAATTAGACAGATGGAGATGATCATTCATGAGAAATCCAAAAGCATTGATTCATTAATGAGTGAGATAGAATCACTCCAG cCAAAAGGAGTCATAGATGTCAAAGAACAGTCAAGTAAATCATATGCTCGGATCGGTGAACTTGAGAAGCAG GTTGACAAACTTAGAAAGGAATTAGAATCACAAAGTCAGGAAAAAGATGATGTTGAAATCCGAGCATATGTagctgagaaaaaaaacaaagagcttAGTTTGAAATTAGAAACT GTTCAGGTTCATGGAGAATGGTTTCCACATTGGCTTAcagtttatttttctaattttcag CACCATGTGGTGACTCACTGGGATGAACACGGGAGACAAGCCTTGGACATGACAGTCCAGAAG GTGCTGGAAAAGAAATCTCAATTTGACAAGTGGGCCGAGCACCACACTGAAACAATTTATAAT AAATGGATGCCCATGTTCAAGGACTGGTTGTTGAATTGTATAAGCTATCTCTGGGAATGCATTCCACCACAAACTACCAAGTCTGATGAGCTCTTCCATGCATGGAAGAAGACTGCATTACACCATGCTATCAACTTGAAA GAAGCAAGGAAGTTTACTCAGCCATACATCAACCAGGCTGCAAAAATGACAAGATCCTTAGTTAAAAGGGTGGTGGCAGCAATAAGGACGATGATAGGGTTGATGGTGAAGTGGTGGTAG
- the LOC118033617 gene encoding uncharacterized protein isoform X1, with translation MAASIKLLFLLLISLSFTYITSEPEPEPELQRFSLENILDQLKTHISVLESRIDDRTREIRSKDEKIRQMEMIIHEKSKSIDSLMSEIESLQPKGVIDVKEQSSKSYARIGELEKQVQVHGEWFPHWLTVYFSNFQHHVVTHWDEHGRQALDMTVQKVLEKKSQFDKWAEHHTETIYNKWMPMFKDWLLNCISYLWECIPPQTTKSDELFHAWKKTALHHAINLKEARKFTQPYINQAAKMTRSLVKRVVAAIRTMIGLMVKWW, from the exons CTTGTTATTGATATCACTTTCTTTCACCTATATTACATCAGAGCCAGAGCCAGAGCCAGAGCTTCAACGTTTTTCTTTGGAAAATATACTTGACCAACTCAAGACCCATATCTCTGTCTTAG AGTCAAGGATTGATGACAGAACCCGCGAAATACGAAGCAAGGATGAGAAAATTAGACAGATGGAGATGATCATTCATGAGAAATCCAAAAGCATTGATTCATTAATGAGTGAGATAGAATCACTCCAG cCAAAAGGAGTCATAGATGTCAAAGAACAGTCAAGTAAATCATATGCTCGGATCGGTGAACTTGAGAAGCAG GTTCAGGTTCATGGAGAATGGTTTCCACATTGGCTTAcagtttatttttctaattttcag CACCATGTGGTGACTCACTGGGATGAACACGGGAGACAAGCCTTGGACATGACAGTCCAGAAG GTGCTGGAAAAGAAATCTCAATTTGACAAGTGGGCCGAGCACCACACTGAAACAATTTATAAT AAATGGATGCCCATGTTCAAGGACTGGTTGTTGAATTGTATAAGCTATCTCTGGGAATGCATTCCACCACAAACTACCAAGTCTGATGAGCTCTTCCATGCATGGAAGAAGACTGCATTACACCATGCTATCAACTTGAAA GAAGCAAGGAAGTTTACTCAGCCATACATCAACCAGGCTGCAAAAATGACAAGATCCTTAGTTAAAAGGGTGGTGGCAGCAATAAGGACGATGATAGGGTTGATGGTGAAGTGGTGGTAG
- the LOC118033617 gene encoding uncharacterized protein isoform X2 produces the protein MEMIIHEKSKSIDSLMSEIESLQPKGVIDVKEQSSKSYARIGELEKQVDKLRKELESQSQEKDDVEIRAYVAEKKNKELSLKLETVQVHGEWFPHWLTVYFSNFQHHVVTHWDEHGRQALDMTVQKVLEKKSQFDKWAEHHTETIYNKWMPMFKDWLLNCISYLWECIPPQTTKSDELFHAWKKTALHHAINLKEARKFTQPYINQAAKMTRSLVKRVVAAIRTMIGLMVKWW, from the exons ATGGAGATGATCATTCATGAGAAATCCAAAAGCATTGATTCATTAATGAGTGAGATAGAATCACTCCAG cCAAAAGGAGTCATAGATGTCAAAGAACAGTCAAGTAAATCATATGCTCGGATCGGTGAACTTGAGAAGCAG GTTGACAAACTTAGAAAGGAATTAGAATCACAAAGTCAGGAAAAAGATGATGTTGAAATCCGAGCATATGTagctgagaaaaaaaacaaagagcttAGTTTGAAATTAGAAACT GTTCAGGTTCATGGAGAATGGTTTCCACATTGGCTTAcagtttatttttctaattttcag CACCATGTGGTGACTCACTGGGATGAACACGGGAGACAAGCCTTGGACATGACAGTCCAGAAG GTGCTGGAAAAGAAATCTCAATTTGACAAGTGGGCCGAGCACCACACTGAAACAATTTATAAT AAATGGATGCCCATGTTCAAGGACTGGTTGTTGAATTGTATAAGCTATCTCTGGGAATGCATTCCACCACAAACTACCAAGTCTGATGAGCTCTTCCATGCATGGAAGAAGACTGCATTACACCATGCTATCAACTTGAAA GAAGCAAGGAAGTTTACTCAGCCATACATCAACCAGGCTGCAAAAATGACAAGATCCTTAGTTAAAAGGGTGGTGGCAGCAATAAGGACGATGATAGGGTTGATGGTGAAGTGGTGGTAG